The region GCAAGCTGCATTTGTTGATATTGGGCGGGACAAAAACGCTTTTTTATATATGGGTGACGCCGGCCGTCAAGCCGCCTGCCGGCGTTTAACAGTCGGCCAGGAGGTACTGGTCCAAATTGCTAAGGACGCTATGGGTGACAAGGGGCCGCGGGCTACGATTAGCCTGACGTTGCCTGGCCGCTATATAGTACTTATGCCCAATGTCGATTATATTGGTATTTCCCGCCGCATTGAAGATGAATTTGAGCGGGAACGCCTGCGGCAACTGGCTGAGAAGCTTCGTCCGGACGGTATGGGAGTTATTGTTCGGACGGTAGCCGCAGGCAAAAGTTATGACGAACTTATGAAAGATATGGCCTATCTTACTAATGTATGGTCAACCTTAAGCACCAGAGCCAAACGGATAAACGCACCGGCACTACTTTACCGTGATGCCGACCTGGTTATCAGGATTGTTCGCGATTATCTGACAGACGATGTTACTGAGTTTATTATCGACAGTCAAGAGGCTTACAACCGGGTTGTTGATTTGCTTAGATACATATCGCCGGAATTTATTGAAAGTGTCCGGCTTTATGAGTCAGGCAACTATGACGGCGATTTGTTTAACCGGTTTGGTATTGATAATAAGCTGGAAACTCTGCGTAACCGGCGGGTTGACTTAAAATGTGGTGGCTACCTGGTCATTGACCATACCGAGGCGCTGACTGTTATTGATGTCAATACCGGTAAATTTGTCGGTGACACTAACTTGTCAGAAACAGTGTTTCAGGCCAATATGGAAGCGGCGGCGGAAATTGCCAGGCAGTTAAGGCTCAGAGATATCGGTGGTATCATTATTATTGATTTTATTGATATGGGCAAAGCGGAACAGCGCTCAGCCGTGATGGCTGAACTGGAATTTGCGCTTAAAAAAGACCGCACCAAATCCAATGTACTTGGCATTACCAGCTTGGGACTGGTTGAAATGACCAGAAAAAAGGCCAGACAGAACATTCACAGCATGCTCTACAGTGAGTGCCCGTGCTGCCTGGGAAAAGGACGCATTAAGTCACCTGAAACGGTAGTAATCGACATAAAACGGGAACTGCGAAAACTAAACAAGCGTTCCCGCCCGGGCGGGCGGCTCTTAATTCAGGTTCATCCCCAAGTAGCCGATTTCTTAAACAGGCCAGGGGAACTCAAGCGGCTTGAGCAGGAAACGGCGAGAAGCCTTGTGGTTGAAGCCACACTGCGCATGAATCCTGAGACGTTTTCTTTGCTTTGGAAATCTGATTGACAAACTATTATCATTATGATAAAATTTCGTGATGTAGGCATTTGCCTACACCCAACCGCACGGAGAGGTGTCGTAAACAAACGAAACCGTGTTTCGTTTTACCGTATTCGGCGAGTCTTGCTGTAGGGAGGTGCAATATGTACGCTATTATCGAAACCGGTGGTAAACAATACCGCGTTGCCGAAGGCGATATGCTCACTATCGAGAAGATTGAAGCCGCTGAGGGGCAGACTGTTGAGTTTGATCGTGTTCTGACTGTGGTAAAAGATGGTGAAGTAGTTATCGGCAAACCGTTGGTAACTGACGCTAAAGTTACCGCTCAAGTAGTGTCCCATGGTAAAGGTAAGAAGATTTTGGTTTTTAAGTATAAAGCAAAATCCAACTACCGTCGTCGTCAAGGTCATCGTCAGCCGTTCACAAAAGTTCGTATTGAAAAAATTTTTGCTTAAGGCCGGACAATGATTATTGTTGAATTAATTCGTGATAACAATCAGGCGATTACCGGTTTTAAAACAAGCGGTCATGCCGGAGTTGCGCCGCGCGGTCAGGATATTGTGTGTGCCGGAGTATCGGCTCTTGTCCAGTCGGCTATCATGGGAATTGAACGCCACCTCGGGCGGGATATTGAACTGATGCATGATACGGCCGGAACTATTAAGATGGAACTTATTGGCCAGCCTGACAGTCTAACAGGTGCGGTGCTGGAAACCATGCTGCTCGGTTTGAACGAAATCGCCAAATTATATCCGAAGAGTGTTCGAATTATTGAGCACAGGAGGTGAAAGTACGATGGAAAAATTCAAACTGCATTCTTTTGACTTACAGTTATTTGCTCATAAAAAAGGTGTGGGCAGTTCCCGCAACGGCCGCGACAGTGAGGCTAAGCGCCTGGGCGTTAAACGTCACGCCGGTGAAGTTGTCACTGCAGGCAGCATTCTGGTCCGCCAGCGTGGTACTCATTTCCATCCCGGTAATAACGTCGGTATTGGCAAAGACGATACCTTGTTTGCTAAAGTTCCCGGCAAAGTGTCTTTTGAACGTAAAGGCCGTTATGACCGTCAAGTTAGTGTGTATCCTGTAGCTGAAGAAGCCATCATGTAAGAATTGCCTGCGGCTCCCCAATAGCCGCAGGTTTTTTATTTATTTTTTTGCAAAAATGCCAAAAGTCGACAGGTATTTTAGGGCGCGAGGGCGAAAGACATATCATTCGGCAGTTATTCGGAAGGATTGATAGAATGACAAACCCTGAATGTCCTCAAGTAATGTCATGTAATGCTGTGATAAAACTGCTTCGCATCCAGCGCCACGACTTTTTAAATCATCTGCAGGTTATTCATGCTATGATTCAGTTGGGGCGCGACGAAAAAGCGCTACAGTATATTGAAAAACTGGCGCATGATCCGGAACTGGTATCTAATGTTTTGGCAACATACCAGAGTGAGCAAGTTTTAAAAAATATACAACCTTAATTTGATAAATATTACTGCGATAGCGCATATTACATATAAAAAGCACAAGGGGATTTCTATGTTTATCGACAGAGCCAAAATTACCGTGAAAGCGGGCAGCGGCGGCAACGGCATGTCAAGTTTCCGCAGGGAAAAATACGTTCCTAAAGGCGGGCCAAGCGGTGGGGACGGTGGCCGCGGCGGCAATGTCGTGTTAATTGGCGATGCCAACCTGAACACGCTTATTGATTTCCGTTATAAACGGCAGTTTAAAGCCGATAACGGTGCTAACGGTCAATCCAGCAACATGCATGGCCGCAGTGCCGATGACCTCTTAGTTAAAGTGCCGCCGGGAACTATAGTTAAAGATGAAGCGACCGGTCAAGTTCTTGGCGATATTACCGAACCAGGTCAGCAGATCGTAGTCGCCAAAGGCGGCCGTGGCGGCCGCGGTAACGCTCGTTTTGTCAACAGCGTCCATAGGGCGCCTACCTTTGCCGAACTGGGCGAACCGGGCGAAGAACGAGTGCTTTTATTGGAACTAAAACTACTTGCTGACGTTGGCCTTGTTGGCTATCCAAGCGTGGGCAAGTCGAGCATTCTCGCCATGGTATCAGCTGCAAAACCTGAGATTGCCGCGTATCATTTTACCACTTTGTCGCCGGTACTGGGGGTGGTCAGCATTGCCCAGGGACAAAACTTTGTGTTGGCTGACATCCCGGGATTAATTGAAGGAGCGCACGCGGGAATTGGGCTGGGGCATGATTTTCTCCGCCATGTCGAGCGTACCAAAGTGCTCATTCATGTTATTGATGTTTCCGGCATGGAAGGCCGCGATCCTATTGACGACTATCATAAAATTAACAATGAACTTAAGTTGTATAACGAAAAACTATCCAAACGGCCGCAAATTATTGCCGCCAATAAGATGGACCTGCCTGAAGCCCAGGAGAATTATAAGCGGGTGGCTGATTATATGGCTGGCTTAGGTCATGAGATTTATCCAATCTCTGCCGCCACCGGCGATGGGTTGCCGGCTCTCATGCAACGGGCGGCGCAGCTCCTGGCTGAGTATGTTGAGGAGCCTGAAGAAATTGAAGAGGCCAAGGTTTATGAAGCCAAGCCTGAAGATGAGTTTAGCATCAGGCGGGACGATGACGGCGCCTATATTGTTGAAGGCGAAGGCATTGAAAAGCTGGTAGCTATGACTAGGTTTGGCGATGACGAAGGTGTCCGCCGGTTCCAGGCCATATGGCGCAGATTGGGGATAGAAGAGGAACTTCGGGTACGTGGCATTCAGGAAGGCGATACTGTCCGGATCCGTGATATGGAATTTGAGTTTAGACCGTAGGGGAAACTATTTTGCAAGATAACGCAAGCATACTAACAGGCAAGCAAAAACGGTTTTTGCGGGCGCTCGGCAGCACGCTTGACCCTGTTGTTCAAATTGGGAAAGGCGGCATCGTAAACACTGTCGTTGAAAGTGCCGCACAAGCTTTGGCGGCCAGGGAGATTATTAAAGTTCGGGTATTGCAAAACAGTCCGGAAGAACCTAAAGCAGCTATTACTGCGCTGGCTCAAGCCACCGGCGCCGAATTGGTGCAAGTAATTGGCCGTAATGGTTTATTATATAAGAGAAATGAGGAAAAATCCAAGATAGAACTGCCTTAATTATGGGGGAGTATCAGTATATGCTTACCAGAAAAAACCTCGCCGATGCGAAACGCATTGTTGTCAAGGTGGGTACCAGCACGTTGACTCATGCTACCGGTAAACTAAACCTGCTTAGAATTGAGAAATTAGCTCGTGAATTATCTGACCTTGCCAATCAGGGCAAACAGATTATCCTGGTTACTTCCGGCGCGGTTGGCGCCGGGATGGACCGTTTGGGATTAAAAGAGAAACCCAAGACCATTCCGGAAAAACAGGCGGCCGCTGCCGTTGGTCAAGGTATCCTGCTCCATATCTATGAAAAAATGTTTGGAGAATATGGCCAAATTGTGGCTCAGGTGCTGCTTACACGCGCCGACTCGGTTAACCGCAAGCGCTATACCAACTCCCGCAATACGTTAATAGCGCTCCTAAATCAGGGTGTCATTCCCATTATCAATGAAAATGATGCCGTGGCTATCGACGAACTTAAAATTGGCGACAATGATACACTTTCCGCCATGGTTGCCAGCATTATTGACGCCGATTTGCTGATAATTTTGTCAGATGTTGAAGGCGTGTACACAGCTAATCCCCAGACCGAACCCAATGCCACACTGCTAAGCGAAATTACCGACATTACTCCTGATATCGAAGAATTGGCCGGTGGGCCGGGGACACTCCGTGGCACAGGTGGTATGTACACCAAAATTCAGGCTGCGAAAATTGCTGTTAACTCTGGTGTAACTATGGTCATTGCTTCAGGTGGCAGAGACGGCGTTGTTCGCGAAGTGCTGCAAGGAAACAAAGTGGGCACTATTTTTATCTCCAAAGAAAATCGTTTACAAATTCGAAAACGCTGGTTGGCTTTCGGTGTTACCGTAAGCGGCAGGGTGACAGTGGATAAAGGCTGTGAGCAGGCACTGCTAACCGGTGGTTCAAGCCTGCTGGCTGCCGGGATTGTAGAAGTTGAAGGTGATTTTGAACTAGGCAACACTGTTAGTATTGTAAGCGGCAGTGGCCGGGAATTGGCCCGGGGCATTACCAACTACAGCGCTGAAGACGTAAAAAAAATCATGGGTGTTCACACTAATGAAATTAGCGATATATTGGGTTTTAAGACATATGATGAAGTTGTCCACCGCGATAACATGGTTTTATTGGTATAAGCTCGTCTTAGACGAAAGGGGAGAGGTAATATGGACTATATGGCTGAGCTTGCCGAAAAAGGCGCGATAGCTAAACAAGCAGCGAGAAAACTGGCAGCGTTGTCTACATCGGTAAAGAACAAGGCGCTTTTAGCTATGGCTGACGCCCTGGAGACCGGGTATAGCACAATTGTTGCCGCTAACGCTAAAGATGTTGAGCGGGCCGAAGCCGGCGGCATGGCTAAACCGCTTATTGACCGGCTGTTATTAAACCAAGCCAGAATACAAGCCATGGCCGAAGGGGTACGACAGATCGCCGCTCTGCCTGACCCGGTGGGTGAAAGCCTATCAGGCTGGGTTAGACCTAATGGCCTTAACATCACCAAAGTGCGTGTGCCGCTTGGTGTTATTGGCATTATCTATGAAGCCCGTCCTAATGTTACCGTTGATGCCGCCGGGCTGTGCCTAAAGGCAGGCAATGCCGTCATTTTACGCGGGGGTTCAGAAGCCATCAACTCGAATACTGCTGTTACTGCCGTTATTGCTGAGGCTGCCTATGCCGCCGGTGTGCCGGAGGGCGCTATTCAGCTTGTCGAGACTACTGACCGTCAGGCTGTGGCTGCAATGCTTAAACTTAATAAATATCTGGATGTAATTATTCCGCGCGGCGGGGCCGGACTTATTAAAACTGTAGTGGAAAACAGCACTGTTCCGGTAATTGAGACAGGCACCGGTGTCTGTCACACCTTTGTTGATGCAACTGCCGATTTGGCCATGGCCCAAGACATTGCTTTCAATGCCAAAGTTTCGCGTCCTGGCGTGTGTAATGCCATGGAAACACTATTAGTACACCAGGCGATAGCTGCCGATTTTTTACCTGCTATGCTGGAGCGGTATCACCAAGCCGGCGTTGACCTGCGCGGCTGCCCTGAGACTATGAAATACCATCAAGCTGTAAAGCCAGCTACTGAAGAAGATTGGGCTGCTGAATTCTTAGACCTTATCCTGGCGGTACGAGTGGTGGGCAACCTGGACGCGGCGCTTGAGCATATTGCCGCTTACAGCACCCGGCATTCTGAGGCTATTGTTACCCGCGATTATGATAACGCCCGGCGGTTTCAGCAGGAAGTTGACGCCGCTGCCGTTTATGTCAATGCTTCAACCCGCTTTACTGACGGTTTTGAATTCGGCTTTGGCGCCGAAATCGGCATTAGTACACAAAAGCTTCATGCCAGAGGTCCGATGGGTTTGCCTGAGCTCACCAGCATTAAGTATGTTGTCAACGGCAATGGGCAAATACGGTAATTAATTCCGGGGCTATGTGAAAACTATGAGGTTAAAGGTAACGGTGGTTTGCAATGCCCACAAAAATAGTCCGTATCACCTAAAAGTGGTACGGACTCACCAGTTTTAATGCTAAAAACAGATCTGAAGTAGGGGTGTGGGTAATTTATCTCTATGGCCCAGTCAGAAATGCTTAAAAGATAACTGATCCGGTAGAGGTATTAAGGTATGAATAAAATGAAACTTATTGCAGGTTACTGTTATGCACTGCGTAACTACCTCCAGACGCCGAAAGGCCGTCATGATGCCCTGGATTACATCCGTGGAGCGCTTATTATCATCGGTGTTATACTATCTATAAGGCTAGTCATAAAGTGAAACCTCCTGCAGAAAGTTTTAAACGCCTCTATGGCTTAGTTAGCCTAATCCAGGAGTTTTGTGCCGCTTAGCCCCTGAACCTCTTTTCATACAGCTTGACATTTGCTATATAATATTAAACATATTGGGATTTTTTTACATTTTTTTGAAAGGCAGATAACCATGTCGCACACAAAGACTAAAATTGGGATTATGGGCGGAACATTTGACCCCATTCATATCGGGCACCTGGTAACAGCTGAAGCGGTTCGCATCGAATATAACCTTGACAAAGTGTTGTTTGTTCCTGCCAGTAATCCGCCGCATAAGCAGGGGTCATTAGTTACACCGGCAATTCACCGTTATATTATGACAGTTATGGCTACCTACTCTAACCCGCACTTTTTTGTGTCCGGCATTGAGCTTGAACGTTCCGGGCTCTCGTATACAATTGATACCGTTAGAGCACTTATTGATTGTTATGGCGCCAATACCGAGTTTTATTTCATTACCGGCGCTGATGCTGTTAAAGATTTGCCGAGTTGGCGGGAAATTGAAAACCTGTTAGATTTGTGCTATTTTGTGGCCGCTACCCGTCCGGGGTGTATCAGCTATATTGATGAGGTAATCAAACAATTTGGCGCCAAAGGGCGACGCAGTATTCATCGTCTGGCCACGCCCGAACTGGAAATATCATCAACTGACATCAGGGAACGGGTTAAAAAAGGACGGTCGATTAAGTACATAGTACCCGAAAGTGTGGAAGATTATATTTACAAAGAAGGACTCTACCGTTAACTGCTTCTGTGCCAAATAAAGGCATTGCTAGTTTAAGCATAAATCCCGTTTTTTTGCAGATAATGTTAACGTAAAATTTCTTTTTTTAAAGTATCCTGATGTAACGGAGGTGATTTTCCTATGGCAAAAACGCTTTATGTTGGCAACCTGCCTTGGAGCACAACAGACACGGCTCTTGCTGACGCTTTCCGTCAGCATGGTTCTGTAGTATCAAGTAGAATAATTACTGACAAGGAAACGGGACGTTCCCGGGGTTTCGGTTTTGTAGAAGTCGAGGACGCTGACGCTGAAAAAATGGTTGAGGCCATGAATGGTTCTCAAATTGGGGGTCGTCAGATTGTCGTTAACGAAGCTAAACCGCGCCAGGGTTAACCCTCACTGGCATTTTAGCTTGTAGACTATAAATGTTCTGGCATCATATTCACCTCCTAACTTTAGGAGGTTTTTTATTTGACAAAAGAGGATATCTGCGGATCCTGACGAATTTTAATAGTGGAGGATAGGTGGTGTCAAATTATGGATTACAAACAAGCGGTGGACAAGCTGTCACACACATTGTCGCCCAAACGGTTTAGTCATTCGTTGGGAGTAAGCAGAACGGCGGCAGAACTTGCCGCCCGTTTTGGTGAAAATATTGAAAAAGCCAGACTGGCCGGCTTATTGCACGACTGCGCCCGCGGCATACCCAGCAATAACCTATTGCAAATGGCCGAGTCTTTTGATATAGTGATGAATGATGTCGAACGCTGTCAGCCGGTGTTGCTGCATGCGCCGCTGGGCGCTTGTTTGGCTCAAAAGGAGTACGGAGTTGATGATCCGCACATTCTGCGAGCCATTGCGCTTCATACCACTGGTGGACGAGATATGTCAACATTGGATAAAATTATTTATGTTGCTGACTTTATTGAACCAGGCCGTGATTTTCCCCGTGCAGACAAGCTTCGCAGCCTGGCTTTGCAAGATTTGGACGCAGGGCTGTTGGCCTGTTTTGATCAATCAATTCACTATGTTATTGACCAAAATTTGCTTATACATCCGGCTACTATTGAAGGTCGGAACTATTTACTGCTACAAAAATAATAATATGAAGACAAAACAATGTAATTAATAGGTGTTGTCTTTCGGGAGAGGAGATGATACCATGCACGAATTGCAGGATAAATTCCCGAAGCGCCGGCGGAGAATTCGCTGGGACCGGGTGTTTCTTATGCTGGTGCTGCTGCTGTTTGTGGTAGTGGCGCTGGCCGGAGCCAGTGTGTATGCTTATCTGAATATAGTCAGAACGCCTACAACCCAGGTAGTCAAGGCTACCGAGCGTCAACCGGAAACTTTAAATAACAGGGTTAACATACTGCTCTTAGGAATAGATGACAAAGACCGTGAAAACCCTTATGACACATCAAGGCGCTCAGATACCATGATGGTAGCCAGTATTAACCCGCAGAACGGTACGATTAATCTGTTGTCATTGCCGCGTGATACCAAAGTGAACATCCCCGGACGCAAAGGCTATGACAAGATTAACAGTGCCTATGCGTATGGCGGTGCCGAATTGGCCCGCAATACTGTTGAGCAATTTTTGCATATTCCAATCAATT is a window of Sporomusaceae bacterium ACPt DNA encoding:
- the rng gene encoding Ribonuclease G encodes the protein MNKSIIANVMPEETRVALLEDGELMEISVERSENGPLVGNIYKGKVKNVLPGMQAAFVDIGRDKNAFLYMGDAGRQAACRRLTVGQEVLVQIAKDAMGDKGPRATISLTLPGRYIVLMPNVDYIGISRRIEDEFERERLRQLAEKLRPDGMGVIVRTVAAGKSYDELMKDMAYLTNVWSTLSTRAKRINAPALLYRDADLVIRIVRDYLTDDVTEFIIDSQEAYNRVVDLLRYISPEFIESVRLYESGNYDGDLFNRFGIDNKLETLRNRRVDLKCGGYLVIDHTEALTVIDVNTGKFVGDTNLSETVFQANMEAAAEIARQLRLRDIGGIIIIDFIDMGKAEQRSAVMAELEFALKKDRTKSNVLGITSLGLVEMTRKKARQNIHSMLYSECPCCLGKGRIKSPETVVIDIKRELRKLNKRSRPGGRLLIQVHPQVADFLNRPGELKRLEQETARSLVVEATLRMNPETFSLLWKSD
- the rplU gene encoding 50S ribosomal protein L21 — its product is MYAIIETGGKQYRVAEGDMLTIEKIEAAEGQTVEFDRVLTVVKDGEVVIGKPLVTDAKVTAQVVSHGKGKKILVFKYKAKSNYRRRQGHRQPFTKVRIEKIFA
- the rpmA gene encoding 50S ribosomal protein L27 — translated: MEKFKLHSFDLQLFAHKKGVGSSRNGRDSEAKRLGVKRHAGEVVTAGSILVRQRGTHFHPGNNVGIGKDDTLFAKVPGKVSFERKGRYDRQVSVYPVAEEAIM
- the obg gene encoding GTPase Obg: MFIDRAKITVKAGSGGNGMSSFRREKYVPKGGPSGGDGGRGGNVVLIGDANLNTLIDFRYKRQFKADNGANGQSSNMHGRSADDLLVKVPPGTIVKDEATGQVLGDITEPGQQIVVAKGGRGGRGNARFVNSVHRAPTFAELGEPGEERVLLLELKLLADVGLVGYPSVGKSSILAMVSAAKPEIAAYHFTTLSPVLGVVSIAQGQNFVLADIPGLIEGAHAGIGLGHDFLRHVERTKVLIHVIDVSGMEGRDPIDDYHKINNELKLYNEKLSKRPQIIAANKMDLPEAQENYKRVADYMAGLGHEIYPISAATGDGLPALMQRAAQLLAEYVEEPEEIEEAKVYEAKPEDEFSIRRDDDGAYIVEGEGIEKLVAMTRFGDDEGVRRFQAIWRRLGIEEELRVRGIQEGDTVRIRDMEFEFRP
- a CDS encoding RNA-binding protein — protein: MQDNASILTGKQKRFLRALGSTLDPVVQIGKGGIVNTVVESAAQALAAREIIKVRVLQNSPEEPKAAITALAQATGAELVQVIGRNGLLYKRNEEKSKIELP
- the proB gene encoding Glutamate 5-kinase, which produces MLTRKNLADAKRIVVKVGTSTLTHATGKLNLLRIEKLARELSDLANQGKQIILVTSGAVGAGMDRLGLKEKPKTIPEKQAAAAVGQGILLHIYEKMFGEYGQIVAQVLLTRADSVNRKRYTNSRNTLIALLNQGVIPIINENDAVAIDELKIGDNDTLSAMVASIIDADLLIILSDVEGVYTANPQTEPNATLLSEITDITPDIEELAGGPGTLRGTGGMYTKIQAAKIAVNSGVTMVIASGGRDGVVREVLQGNKVGTIFISKENRLQIRKRWLAFGVTVSGRVTVDKGCEQALLTGGSSLLAAGIVEVEGDFELGNTVSIVSGSGRELARGITNYSAEDVKKIMGVHTNEISDILGFKTYDEVVHRDNMVLLV
- the proA gene encoding Gamma-glutamyl phosphate reductase; the encoded protein is MDYMAELAEKGAIAKQAARKLAALSTSVKNKALLAMADALETGYSTIVAANAKDVERAEAGGMAKPLIDRLLLNQARIQAMAEGVRQIAALPDPVGESLSGWVRPNGLNITKVRVPLGVIGIIYEARPNVTVDAAGLCLKAGNAVILRGGSEAINSNTAVTAVIAEAAYAAGVPEGAIQLVETTDRQAVAAMLKLNKYLDVIIPRGGAGLIKTVVENSTVPVIETGTGVCHTFVDATADLAMAQDIAFNAKVSRPGVCNAMETLLVHQAIAADFLPAMLERYHQAGVDLRGCPETMKYHQAVKPATEEDWAAEFLDLILAVRVVGNLDAALEHIAAYSTRHSEAIVTRDYDNARRFQQEVDAAAVYVNASTRFTDGFEFGFGAEIGISTQKLHARGPMGLPELTSIKYVVNGNGQIR
- the nadD gene encoding putative nicotinate-nucleotide adenylyltransferase, encoding MSHTKTKIGIMGGTFDPIHIGHLVTAEAVRIEYNLDKVLFVPASNPPHKQGSLVTPAIHRYIMTVMATYSNPHFFVSGIELERSGLSYTIDTVRALIDCYGANTEFYFITGADAVKDLPSWREIENLLDLCYFVAATRPGCISYIDEVIKQFGAKGRRSIHRLATPELEISSTDIRERVKKGRSIKYIVPESVEDYIYKEGLYR